The DNA segment CTTAAGTTAAACTGTgcagaaataaacaacataGTAAAGTATTGAGCTTAATTTCcacagtttattattttacgtAAGTGACATCAGGTTGTGGAAAATAATGCTTAAATTCACaacttaatttttgtgtgtttgtgtagaatTGGACTGTTATAAGACATGCATTTACGCTGCATAACCAAGGGAATTAAAAGACAGCCTTTGATTTGAAAGTCATACTGTttggagattttaaaaaattctataCCAAATGCAGTTTGTTGTTTCAAGGACATAACTTTATTAGCTGACTCATGAACATCCCTAAATGGAAATGGTATATAAACTtcctttgaactttgacctctgaTTACAGATACCTTCTTTTGCTGAAGGAGGCTTTTTTCCCTGGAGATTATTTCACACCTCTTACAGGTAATgttattcattatttacaaagatTAAAATTGGAAAAGCTGAGTATACTTTATCTCAAAATACCATGAAAAGAGAATATTAGcatgtttcttcttcttgtgaTTTTAATGGTGGTGGAGTAAATAAAGACTAGGTGTTAGATTAAATTAAAGAGTAGCTAATGATGGTGAAAATATAATCACTTATTTATGATTTAATTGacaggtaacatttaaaaactatcAAAATTCTTGACATTGTTaaaatttgtcttcatttttgaGTACACAGCATGAGTTTCATGTAGCAAGGAGTGGTGTGAAGAATCCTTCTCTGTTATTGCACCTGGCAGAAGATTAAACACAGAAAAACTTTTCTCGGCAGGGTTACCATATTGTGGCCAGTCAGTGCTCTGGAAAAGATGTTATGAAACCATTTGAAGAGCATccaataattattttgtcttgtgTGGTGAGTTGAAGTATGTGATAGATTACATTCTTTTGGTAATATGCCATCTAGCAATCTCCTAATAAACTTGTATGGtacttcaaagaaagtaaagTAATTTGGCTGTTATcacagttggttttttttttctttaagacttGTTTACACAGATGCCTGTGTTGTCTAATCTGTGGCTGGTTGAAATGGAATATCTCAGAATCTATCTTAAAAGCAACCCAAAACGCTGATGCATCCAATGAATTTTGCGGACGCTTTGTTACTGATGCTAGTTTCCACTAAGGTTGTTGGTCTTTACTCATTGACTTTGTTTCATGTGGAAGAACCATTTTCCTAGTAgaaatgtttttagttttgtttctttgcttgaaGGTACACTGGTCTGCACTATGCTTCTTGTTCCCAAACTCCCGGCCTCTCAGTGTGCTCCTGAGTGATCTACCATCCCTTCTCCTAGACACTGACAGGTAAATTTAATTTGTAGGGATCTGTTGCAAGTTTTTTCCTCAACAGCCACCCCATTCTTACaactttgtatttgttttcctggCTATATATGTGATCAAAGTAGCTTACAGTTCCCACAGATTTAAACTGTTTAAGCATACTTGAAATCAGgttatatatacattattatccATCAATATATGTGTTAATAGCTGAATGCATAATTTTATACAAGAAAGCTTGGTGGGGGGTTAACTCAATAATAGTTTTAATCTAGAAAAGACCACCACAGAAATGCATTAACTAAACGTAAGATGTTGAAGACCCACTTATCATAAGTTAAGCAGATATTTTCCTTCCTTGATGTTAGTCTAGTGATTCTACAAACTGATGTTTAGAAGAGTAAGACATATACTTTGTCTGCTTGTGTCTGTTTGTCTTAGGTTTTTAACTGATGGAACCCTTCTTTTTGCACCAGGATCTGCAAGGAAATCATTTGTTCTTGGAGCAACTGTATTTGCACAGTTGCTTCACAGGTAATTGTTGAAACAGCTTATTTACCAAATAACATGCATGACACCTAACTTGTCATAACGTAAAGGTATGGGATTATGTCACACAGTATGTAATATTCTCAGTGTACTGTTTCTTGATAGCTTAGTGAACTTGCATTAGAAACTTTTTGTAACTCAGAATAGTACAAAgcacatttataaaattattgtttatatgaTCATCCTTACTTCTTCTCATGCAGAAACTGGAGAACATCACATCCTGTAGACAAGCTTCTTCAAGTGCTTATGGAAAAAGATTGCAAAGTAATGCTAGTTAACTGCGAACACATTTATTACAGATATATGTTTGTATGAATATGCTTCAGTGTTCTCCACTTATATACATACTCTCTGGCCTGGTCATATAATATGTGTATAATGTTTATATCCTATTCTGGTCTCTCACTATTCTCTTGTTCTCTCCATTTTTCCTAAGACTACTATCTTTTCTGTCTTGGTCACTTCAGCATCATGCCCTACAGATTCTATTTCTTCTCTTATGAGTTTTGGCCTTGGAGTTCTCTGCCCTTCAGTGTTAGACGTTCCTCATCTTTCACAGTCCTCAGGTCTTATAAATACATTAGTTCAGAGAGTATTACTTATAATGTGTCTTCATTTAGTCTCTTCTTGTTTAACAGGAAATGACTGACTATTACTTTTCATTCCTGAATAGTGGCTTTATTCGTGTATTTGCTCCATTTTTTCAAGCTATTCAGCTGTTTTAATATCTACATGAATCttgacattaaaatatcaaataaaatctAGTAGTCAAAATTTATTAAGGCTAACTTCAAccttcaaaacattattttaaccaTAACTTTTGGGTCTGTCTTGTTTCAGCATGCAGTGAAGATTATCATGTTATAATGTTCTTATGTTGCAGGCTTTGTCAGTACTCAATGAACTTGTGCTACTCTTTCTGTCCGATCCCCACATGATTCATGGCCTTTCTGCAGAACATGAGGTGTGTCTGCTTAGTTCCATAGTTATTATTCCTCTTGTGATAACCACTCCTGATGACAGTCATTGTCtctaatttttatatatttctttttttatttgtttcaaaggAGTTTGGCCCCAAACAATGGTTAGGAGAAATGTGGCAGAAAAATCTATGGTTATTTAAAGAAGCTATGAGCAGTCAGAAGCAGACATCACAGTGTAGCAGACTGGCACGCTTTGGCAGGGAGTCGCTGAGAAATCTTGTCATCTTCAGGTACCTATTAAAATGGCAGCAAGGAGCACCCACTCTTCCATTGTTACACTCAATCACCTTCTGTTTCTATTTTCCATGTGTTGTTTTACCCTGACTGAATAcactttttaattgttgtttattattatttccagtcTTTGGTGTCATTTAGTCATTCCTGATACTGCATTTTGAATTTAAATCATTAGCAAATCACAAAGagcaaaaaagattaagagaAACTAaccttaccttttttttcataaccTAACTCAGCAACCTTGACCCAGCACTGcatacactttatttttattatcaagaTGCAGTTTTTTATTTGCCATAGAATTTCTTTATCAGGGTGGAAGAAATTTTATTATGTCATTCtagttattttataattttatagtGTCAAGCTTATAAAGTTGTGTGCTTCTTATGCTCTTTCccattattatgtttattatccAGTTTGCctattaaagaaagttttaaaaaaagtcacattATATTAGAACATCATGTATGGCATACAAATTGTCTTGATTTATTTCACCTTGattatttaatttagttttcCTTGTCACAGAGTCACTAGGCCAAAATATCCACTTTCATCAAATATtgttcaggattttttttaatttagcagCCACATTGTTTATGCTGGtgtaattttaaactgtttgacATGCACATTTGCTCAGATGTATGAGACAGATGACCCTACACAAGATCTCCATGGATGCAGATGTTGTTGCTTTGGTGGTTCACCTGTGCTTTAGCTTGTGTCAAGTCTTTGAAGAGGCATCATCTTTTTCACAGGTAAATCAAACTCAGTTTTAATGTGGTCTCCAGGATGCATCAAAACTATAATAATTAAGGTAATAATAGTTTGAATGAAACACTCGCTTGTTGCTGTATGATCAGTTGAAGGATAATAATTCATTTGTGTGATTAATCTGTATCTAGATAATAACTGTTATTATGTGAAaggcagttttttgttttggtgatgATATAATTCTTTCTACGTAGATGGTGGcatataaaatgaatttttcatCATATTTGGTTGGTTTTCTTTTCAGCATATGATACAAACTAGTGATGTGCATGAGATTGCTAACACAGTGAGGCAACTGGTGACGACTGCGCCTTTACACATCCTTCAGAATCTGGATGTGGTCAGTAATAAGCCTTGTAGacaaactgtgtgtgtgagagagagggatttttgtaaaatcattattttcatcattatgtCTGCTGCACTGGATTCCTGGTTAGTCAGATTTTAGGATTTCTGGTTTCACCTAATGTAATGcatttgtgaaagttttttgCGAGGCTGTTGAACTTGTGCAACATTGCTActgtttgcaaatatttaatGTGTGCAAATATAAACTTTCATTATGGTGTCTGTCAGATTTTCAAagacacattctctctcttttcagaATGAACTAAAGACATGTGGCCTGGACATTTTTTACCTACAGCAACAGAGACTTAAAACCGGCTTGTGAACTGGTGGGTAGGTTTGATACCAGATCATTGTctgtacattgtgtgtgtggagaaggAGAAGCATCAACAATGATTTTCCATGTTCAAGCAATAGTCTCTACAATATTGCAGGCATCAACATGTCTTAGAAAACTGTCGTTTATTTGTCTTGGACCTTGCCCAAAACCAATCTGTAATTTGGATAACTATTGTCCATGTTCTGGAAGGAAGGCAgcatttatgtgtatgtatatatgtgtgtgtgtctcataAGTGAAAGAGTGGccatgtgcattttttttttattatttccgtTTATTTAAAAAGGTGTATGAAGAGATGTGGTGCACAATGCAGTAACATATTTGCAgcactttttaatttgtatatattattaattgATAGTTAACTGCTTATGTTTAGAAATTTGTGGATATCCTTTgctataaaatttaataatatgcagtttttaaaataggttttgcatgtttgttatATTATCATAACTTTAAAGTGATAAACATTgtttgataacaaaaataactattttgtGTACAGGATATGTATATACCATCATTCAGTGGTGcaattatgttaaaataaaattttagatgaaactttttaatgttttacagaaactgtaaataaaattagcTGAGAACAATTGCCAATAAGATTGTAAACTCTTTTGTGCTgaagaaagaatttataaaaattcttttattcatcatgtGAGTAATAATTTCAGTTACAGGCATTTCAGAATGCTGGGTAAAGCATTCTTTGATGTCtattaaaatacatattttgacAGCCATTTTTCTTAAGTATCAAACTCAATATGTACACCAAATATGCATTCCACTAAATCTACTTACAAACTGGAAGTACAGATTAGTAAAAAGTATCTCAAAGTTCTCAGACCACATGATGGAGGATGGAGATTGTTGCGTACTGTAGTTTCAAATGTCCTTCAAATCCATAAGATGTCCTGTTCCTTCTTCAGGACACCAGATTGTTCAAAACTAGTCAAACGCTTTTGAAGTTACAAAAGGCAAGCTGTATCATGTGCTCTCTATAAGAGGTCTCCAATGATTCTTTTTGATCTCCtgatttatgttttataaacactttCTGCACATCTCTTAATCTGATCAGTcccaaaacaaagtttttttttaaaaaattattcagaaacTGAAGACAAGAGAAATGCTAACCTGTTATGAGGTAGACTGTTTAGCACTGTGTGCATACGGTGTGACACAGGTTGTGCATGTGAACCATGATCTACACATATGTTGCTGCTACATCAGCAGAGCATCGATAATTAATGAAATCATTTATCATGTAATGCTACTGCCGATAAAAGAGCATCAGTTTCAATGCAGGTATAAACTTTATAGCAGGTACCAAACGTCCAGCAGGTCCAGTGACCAGAGTCTGCAAGTCAAACAG comes from the Pomacea canaliculata isolate SZHN2017 linkage group LG12, ASM307304v1, whole genome shotgun sequence genome and includes:
- the LOC112576952 gene encoding uncharacterized protein LOC112576952, producing MKPFEEHPIIILSCVVHWSALCFLFPNSRPLSVLLSDLPSLLLDTDRFLTDGTLLFAPGSARKSFVLGATVFAQLLHRNWRTSHPVDKLLQVLMEKDCKALSVLNELVLLFLSDPHMIHGLSAEHEEFGPKQWLGEMWQKNLWLFKEAMSSQKQTSQCSRLARFGRESLRNLVIFRCMRQMTLHKISMDADVVALVVHLCFSLCQVFEEASSFSQHMIQTSDVHEIANTVRQLVTTAPLHILQNLDVNELKTCGLDIFYLQQQRLKTGL